From Zonotrichia leucophrys gambelii isolate GWCS_2022_RI chromosome 19, RI_Zleu_2.0, whole genome shotgun sequence:
CGTGGCAGTCTCTTCCagtgcccctgggatgggatcagcTGGGCTTACTCCAAAATCACTGCCTTTGGGGCTTGGAAAACAACCCTGCGCTTGAGTTTGTGACCTGCGTTAAACACCTCGGCAGctaatccccatttttccttgcGCTGGGTAATAAACAGCTGCATTAGCACAGACTCCAATCCGCggaaattgaaattaattagATTGGATTCTCTCGCTGTATTTGTGTGTGCGATCATTACCATAATGAGATGAAAGCGTCCCTGCTGCTTAATAACGTTAGCAAactttggggctgggagaggggacgGGATGGCGGCGCGTGCCGGGTGGAGACGCAGGGCACCAGCAGCCTCCACCGTGGGGCAGGACCCCACATGGATGGGATCACTCAGCTCTGGGCCCCCCAAAAGGGCAATGGGGATCCCTCCCACAACAAACACATCCAAGTTGggcagccccatcctgctggaGACACCTCAGCCAAGTACAAGCTGGTGAGGTGCCCAAATCCCTGCTAAAATGGTAATGCCACTTCGCCAGGGGCGTGTCACCCATGTCCCCCCCACTGCCAGCGCACTGTCCCCACCTCCGTTGCTTCTTCTCCAGGTCATGGTTgcgtccctgctgtccctcaagGTGCAGCTTGGTGTCCTGCAGCTCGGCAGCCAGGCGCTGGCACTTcttcttcagctgctgcagcgcCCGCTGGCTCTCCTCGCTGTCCGCCTGCAGGTCCGCCAGCTGCGGGCAGAGGTGGGCAGGCAGTGAGGGCTCTGGGGTGCCaccatgtccctgctgtcccagccatgcTGAGGGGAGTCCCCAGAGCCGGGCCCCCACTCACCTTGCGCTCCAGCTGTCTcttgccctgctgctccacctCCAGCttgtcctccagctcctgctgcagccgtTTCTTGGTGAAGTCGATCTCCCGCACCGCTCGCTCGTATTTCAGCCGCCATTCGCCACCTGTGTGGGGAAATGTGGTCACcaaggggctgtgggggtggcacagggagaagGGGACACGGCAGggtgtgccagcagccagcactggagGGAGGACATACCTGAATCATCATCGTCGAGCTCCCCATTGAGCTCAGCCGCCCGGATGAGCCGAGCCTCCATCACCTCCATCTCCATCGACTCCATCTGCTTCTTCAGGGCATCGTACTTGgcctgggaggggacatggcCGTGGTGAGCATTTGAGGGGGACAGGAGACACtgtgaggctggggaggggcacCCTTACCTGCAGGTCCTTCATCTCCTTCTCAGCCCGCAGCCTCTCAGCCGTCTCAGCGTCCAGCAGCTGGGAGGCCGACTCGCCGGTGTTGCGCTCGTCCGTCAGCTCCGATGTCAGTTCTGTGatctgggggtgccagggggaaTGGGACCAtgggctgagccaggctggcacggcaccaaaccccatcccagcagcagcaaagaccTACCCTGCTCTCCAGGCGGTCGCTGTTGAGCCGCAGCTCGTTGCGCTCCTTCTCCACCTTCTCAAGTTTGCTCTTCAGCTGCTGGATCTCTTCCTGCAACAGAGCGGGCGGTGAGGGAGGGGGCAGGCGCAGGCAAGAGGCTGGCGGGTAGGAGGCTGGCAGCTCTTtgcccctccccagcacccccctCAGCACAGGATGAGCAGGGTgggggctccctggggctgctctcccctgccaagggctgggcagggacttTCCCCAACCCGCTCCGCCGTGTGCCGACTCCAACCCCATAAATGGTGTCGAAATGCCAGGCAGTCCCAGAAAAGCTGCACAGGGGTACCCACATCCCCCGCGAGAGGAGGTGGGAGCAAATCCACACATCAGCAGCTTGCTGAAGGGTTTGGGTGCAGCCAGCCcaggtggggagggagggggccTGCCAGAATGCCCAGGGGCCAccaggcagtgctgtggaagCATGTCTGGCTGCTAACATcctcctctctcttcctctggtcccagcacaggctgggggtgcaggaggcgcccctgcccaggtgcccccagccaggtgcctgtccccagcaggtcGGGGTGAAAGCtgagccaggcagcagctcgTGCTCGCCGGGTGCACCAGTGTCTGGTTGCCAGTGCGAGCGGAGCCCCCGCATTTGCCTCTCGGCGCACGGTTTCATTTCCATTCTCCACGCTTGTAATTGGGCTCAAGCAACAGCCGGCTCTCGGGATGCTAATGACATGCTGATTCGCAAATTAGGGAGCAATTCGAGCCTGGCGCGGGCAGACGTGGTCCTGCATCTCACCCCATCACGGGCTCCCACATCCCAACCCACCATGGGATCTTGTATCCTAATCCACCACAGGATCCTGCATCCCACCCTTCCCTGGGCTTTGCTTCCCGCCCCACTTCAGGATCCTGCATCCCACCCCACCATTAGGCTCTGCATGTGACGCCACCATGGGGTCCTGCATCCCACCCCAGGGCCAATGCTGCCCtaagccctccctgccccatccaGAACCCCCAGCACGGATACCCACGTCTTTGCCACGGATCTGGTCCTCGGTGAGCTGCACCTCGATGAGGGGCCGCACGGTGGTGAAGAGCTTCCACCAGGGCCAATCCTTCACCcctttgttcttcttgatgtTCTTCTGCACGCACCGGATGGCCAAATCCTGGATCTGTGCAGGGCACGGGGTCAGCACGGGGTATGGGGTCAGTACAGGGCCACCAGCAGGGCAAAGCGGAGTGTGTGGGTGCTCAGCACCCCTGCCAGCACCCCAGCATGCTTCCCTTCATCAGCATTTGGGCTAATTGCACCAGCAAATCTGCTGTTTGatcctctccagcccctctaAGTGCTAATCCCAGGAAGATGAGGCACTGCAAGATGCCTGTTTTACACCTTCTCTAATGATAAAAGTAGGAGCTGAAGCGTGGCTTCATCCTTCGGCGGCGAtgcccagcagcctccctgccGGTTCCCCCTGGCCCCCCGGTTCCCCCTGGCCCCCCACGGCTCCGGGGGAggcgggaggaggaggtgctggcCCAGGAGGCGCAGAAAGGCTGCACTGCCCATTTTAGGCGAAATTGTGCAGCAGAGCGGGGAGGGGAGAGCCGCTGGGACGAACCTTTCTCTTCTTGAAGTGCTGCCGTGCCAGGAAGCCCCTGCACGCTGCCTGGAAAAGGGTGATGTTCCTGCTGGTCTGCGTGTCCcgctgctcctccagcctggccagcgATCCAGCCCGGAAAAACACCtgtgggaggggagcaggacagCGATGGGTGCCGGCATCCCTCCGGCCACACTGTGCCACCCTCCCGCCGGTGGGGATGTGTCTCTCCCCTCCACAGCCGCTGGTCCTGTCCCATTGTGGGGTTTTATTCCCCAGGCATGAGGAATGCCGTGGGTGGGAGTGAACAGTGCTGCCCTTTTGCTGTCCCACCGTGCCATGAcgcacagccctgcccacaccCACACCCGGTGGTGTCGGGCACCATACCCGGCTCAAGCCCATGTGGTAGCTGCTCTTCTCCAGGTCCAGCGATTCCAGGAGCTCCTccactgcctgcagggagggaaaggtgTCAGGGCCAGGCCCTTTGAGGTGCAGGGGACCCTGGACCACAGCAGTGACTCTGACATGGGGCACGTACCCGCTTCTCATCCACCACGATGTAGTTGCGCCCGTGCTTTTTGGTCAGGTGTGGGGCCAGGACATCAAAGCGCCGCCTGAACTCCGCAAACACCATGTGGTCAGGGTAACCTGGGGAAGCAAGGGAGAGTGGGGCTGTGTGGATGCCCAGGGGAtggccagggacagccccacgTGCCCTGACATGCTGGGGCTCATGTTTTGGGAGAGCTGACAGGGTTGCCCTACGTGACACAAGCTCCCCATGGGGTCAGGCATAGCTGGAATGCCCTCAGCCTCCCCATGAAGCTTTCCTTGGCTGCATCCTCCAGCAGTTTTGGCTGGGATCTGAGGAGAAAGCGGCCAGATCCCTCCTCGGGGGGAGAACAGCGACATGCGTTGCCTGTGCAAGTTCTGCTCTGGCTCCACTCTGAGCCACAGCCAACTCCTGCATCAGGCTCCAGCACTGAGCCTCCATATCTTAATTAACGATGAGGTATTGATGGGAACATTGACCCCGGCACGGGCGGCTGGCCATGGCCATTGATCCAGGAGGTGTGCAGGTGGCATTGATTTCCAATCATGGCAGGAAGGGTTCGGCCTCCAAGCGATAAACCCTCGGCCGGGTGGCTGGCCAGCCAATGTATCGATAAATGctttgctgagcacagcccagaggcTCTCGTTCCAGCGGGACAGGGGCTGGATGCCAATGGGATTGCTGCCAGGAACCAGCGGCACCAGGGGAGACACCCAATTAAGGCCATGCCTGTCCCCAGTGCAGATAACAGCCCAGCAGGGGAGGGGGAACAGGGACGGGACCACCCTGGGGAGAGGCTCCAGAGTTCAGAGCAAGGGCACATGCTGAAGGGACTCCTGGGGGTCTCTGGCTCTCCAGTGAGAAGGCGCAGCTGGGGCCTCCACGccctggtgctggtggcagggctCACCTTGGCGGTACATGCGGAGGGCGTCGAGCAGGCGGGAGCCGCGGAGCTGCGCGCGCAGCAGGGGCACGTCCAGCTGCATCAGCCCGGCCTCGCAGTGCTCTGCCGGCAGCTCCAGCTCACTGCTGCTCACCCGCCGGCACAGCACGGCCTGGGGGTCCCCACCAGCCCCCGCCTTGGGCAGGAAGCAGTGCACAAAGTGCAGCTTGGACTTCTTGATGCTGTCGATGAGGGCGTCCTGCGGGTGCGGCAGAGCGGGGTGAGCGGTGACCTGCGGCAGTGCCCCAGCCAGGTGCCCCAGCCAGATGTGGGGATCCCCCTTGGTACCCCCTCACTCACCACTTGCAGCTTGATCTGGATGCAGAGGGATTTCTTCTTGACGGCGGCCACGCCGGTGGTGAAGGTCTTGCGCATGCTGGTGGCGCGGCGCAGGGCCAGCTGGGAGCCGCCCTCCAGCCCCGCCACCGAGCCCGACAGCACGAGCGCCGAGCCGCCGCGCCCCGCAAACAGGCTGCTGATCACCTTCCTGCAGGGCACGGAGGGCACGTCACCCCCAGGGTCACCTCTGCCCCCTGCCACGCTCCCACCCCAGGGCCCTGCTCACTTCTGGgactcctgcagcagggaagaggCGTTTTGGGAGGCCGGGTTGTGCTTGACGTAGTTGAGCCATCCCGTAGCGTCGTACTCCACCCAGTTGGTCCCCGAGCTGTGTCCCAGGAGGAAGTGTCGGGGTTTGTCACTGGGGAGCAGCGGGttgtgccctgcagggaaacacagcaccagtgggcacagccctggggaccaGTGTTTCACTGGGGCATGTcacagaaccccaaaatggctggggttggaaggcaccctaaagatcatctcattccaactccctgccatgggcagggacatcttccactggaGAGCTTGTTTCTGGTCTAGTGGACACATCCTCATGGTTCCAGGCCCCTCTCCATACCTTCTTTACCCCCTTCCTGGGGGCCGTAGTAGGAGAAGAGCCGCTCCAGCAAGGTGTCCTCGTTGCCCCCCGGCTGCAgagcctcctcctccagaagCCACAGCAGCCCCCGCGCCTCGTCCGTGCGGGCCAGAGACCGGACCTGCAGGGTCACCACGCTGGCAGCCACCCCAGCACACCAGggtcccccagggcagggacacggggTGACACAGGGCACCAAGGCCACCCAGGGAGCACACAACGTTACACCGTGGGAGAGGGCTCCTGATTAGTGAAGACCCAGAAGGGAAAGGGTCCATATGGGACACTCTGGCAGCACATCTCACTGAGGTGGGAAATGCAGCGCTGGGCTGAaacccagcacagggatggtgccagcagcctcctccagcagggACTGGAAGACCCCAGGGACTGGAGAACCTTGGGGACCCATGGACACTAGGAACCTGAGCACCTTGGGGACCAGAGCACTTTGAAACCTGGAACACCCCAGAAATATCCAGGCCCCCTGCCTAAGATGTGGGGTGCACACACACTTGCACCCATGCTCTCATGGCCATCagcccctttccttcccctctacCACCAAAAGGCCAAAAAGGTGCCCATCTGCTGCCATGATGTGGCTGGAAGGAAGAGTGAAAAGTGCTTACCAGTGCCTGGTGTGAGGACTGGTCCACAGCAGCTATggagccagaggagctgggctcagcatcAGCCAGGGCGAGCTCTATGTTCTCCTGGTGAGGGGGAACAGAGCAACAGAGGCAGGTGAGCACCCACACTGCAGAGTAGCAGTGAGAGGGAGCGTGAGCCCATCAGGGTGCTGGTCTTGATGGGGTTTAGAGTGATGCAGAGTGCTaactccaccacctcccagcccagccctcctgtgctgtgctccagcagcccctggacaCTGAGCTTTGGTTGCACTGGTCCACAATGACCACTGCATCAGAAATCAGGGGGGACACATAGGAGATGTTCACGTGGCTATGGGAGGGCAGGAGTGGAGGAGGCCATGgcagccctggtgtccctggtaCCTCCTTGTATCGCTCCAGCTCGCGGGCGAAGGTGCGCTGgtggaagagctgctgcaggcgcTCCTGGGCGTAGTTGTGGCACAGCTCCTCAAAGGTGGCACCCCGGCTTTGCCCTGCCAGCTTGGGGTTCTGTGCCCCAGGGGTGTCCACCACTGTCACGGAGCACACTGAGTGCTGGCTCGACTTCAGCGCCCTGGggggagcacagagggacacagtggggtcagtgggcacagccaggcaccCCCACTCTCCTGCTGGCCCCCCAGCACGTACCTGTTGAGGAGGGAGATGAGGAGTGTGAAGAGCTCAGAGTACAAGCCAGCTGCCATGCCCTCCAGGCACTCCAGCGCCGTCAGCTTGGGACCTGCCCAAAGCAAGcctgagtgtccccaacccGGCATCCCTTGGGGACACCCGCTGTCCCCACCACACCTCACCCTACCTGTGCCGCTGTCCCCCAGGGGAGACTCGTCGGGGCCCTGGCGGAAGGAGGTGGAGCGCTGCAGGGTGCCCTTGGGCTGGTGCTTGAAGATGGCAGAGGagagctcctccaggctgcagcccagcaggtaGGCGGCTTTCTGAGCCCACTCGTGCCGTGCAAACTGCTTCCTCCCAGCTGAAGGGTGGAGAAAGGGGGTTCAGGGCCAGGAAGGGCACCCCTAAAAATGGGGAGCATTTCCAAACAGGCCTGGGAGGATCTTAGGGACCCACAGAGTAGGTTAGGGATGATGGGAGCACCCGTTTTGGGGTTTGAGGAGACAGAGATGTTTGGGGTCTAAGAGGAGAATGGATGAatggctttgtgctgctgcaggctgagcctggagccACACCGGTGTGGAGCACAGATCCCTTGCCACCACTACCCAGGGACCTCTGAGGCTCTGAGCCACCCCACATGGGGACATGTCCCTGCTGGGTGACACAgccacacagacagacacacggacGCTGGGGGGCGGTGGGAGCCGGTTAAtggtgacacacagggacacggaAGCGGGGTGAGGGCGGCACGGGGGAGGGGGAAGCCAGAGACACAcagagaacagaacagaacagaacgGGACTTTACCTTCGTCGGCGTCTGCATTGCAAAGGGCAGCATGCACCATGCGAACAGAGACACGGGTTAGAAACAACGGCACACGATGGCACGGGGGGGGACACCCTCCTGCCACCATGCCACCGCACATGCCACGCCTGcccctccccaggcactgctgcagggacaAACCGGGACCAGCATGGGGGTCCCTTCCCTTTGAGCCCCCCCGCACAGTGGGGAATGTTGGGGAGCAGCTCGGCTCTGCCCCAGCGCATTGGGAGCCACTTTTGGATCCAAGGAGATTGTGGGGCTGGTGTAACTCAGCTCTGAGCACTCCCAGCATCCACGAGGCACAGGGGaggcttcagcagcagcagcagcacagactgggGCTGGCATGCCCACCCCAAGCAGCAATGCTCCCCCCCAGCAGGATCTGGGATCCTCTCCCATAGCAGGCTTCCATGGAAAGGCTCCAGAGTTGCCTGAGCATCTCACTGTGGTGGCTGCAGCggggccctgctgccctctaGTGCCCTGAGAGCACCCCATGGGCCAGCACTGCACCCCAGGAGCACCCCACAGGCCAGCCCTGCGCCCCAGTGTGCATCCAGACCCCTCTGGTCTCTCCTTCTTCATCCCCAGATCATCTTTTCCCCCAGGGCTGCAAATCCCCTGGGTGCAGCCACCAGCTCCAGGTGCCCATTTTGGGGTGACATGCCCAGCTCTCCCACCAGCGTGCAGCACCACAGGCAGAAAGAGAAAGCCACAGGGGGAGAAGAGCAGCCCCCAAAGCCAAATTTGCCATCCCCAGGAATGGAGAGCAAAGCTGGTGCTGTGGAAGGCTCACAGCCATGGTGAGTGccgtgtgccagggcagccctgaccCACACCACCAATGGTGCTGAcaggactgggatgggactcctcaggagcagcaggcaaaTTTGGGGCTGCCAAGACCCAACCAGGGTCAAGGTTGGTCCCAGCACACCAGCAGCATCCCAAGCCCCCATTTCAGCCCCCAAATCTGCATTGCGTGGCaccccccagagcagagccctccccACTCCCATTACCAGCTCCATCTGCCAGTGGCTCTGCAAGGAGGATGGAGGGAAAGGTGTtacactgggaatgggggacacCCCCCAACTGCCTCAgccccacccaggcccccacTCCCCCAGGTTGGCAGGGTGTGGGCATATTCAATCCCCACCAGTTAATGAGACCACCCCAACCATGGGGACAAAGCTGGGTGCCCCAGAGGATTCAGGGTGGCAGGGCACAGTCCCTCAGCTGACACAGCCTCCCACCCTCTCCCCAGGGCTTGGTTGCACTGCAGGCTGTTTGCAAGGTGTCTCTGGAACCCCTCACATCCCTCAGTCCCAAATCTCCCCTCGTTAATGGCTCCCAGCTTGTTACCTTTGgttgccccagcagctcccagatggTAGATGGCCCCCAGGATGAGCCAGAAGGCTTTCTGCTCATCTCCTGAGATGCCCATCACCTTCATGGCTGTCAGGAGCTTGCTGAACTGCTGGGttgccttctgcttttcctctggctGTGGAAAACAACAGGAGCCATTGGTCtgggagcccagctctgcctccccctgcAGTGAAATGGGCCAGAGACCCCCATCTTCCCCTACAGCCCCCCATGGCAACAACCTTGGAGGGGGGCACGATGCCGAAGACATTGTTCTCTGCCAGGTGGTTGAAGTGAAGCTCAGTCCTGCAGGGATAAACACCACAATTGGCCCCATGGGGGAGGTCACAGAGACCCCTCCCACGATGGAGGCCATGTCCTCCCCTCCAGCTCACCTCAGGGTGCTGTCAGAGCAGGCCAGCAGGTAGTAGAAGACATTGAAGGTGGCCTCGTTGGCCGGGTGCCGGGCCACACGCagtttctccagcagcagggtctgACAGAggggggacagtgagggactgTCCCCAAGTGCCCCACTCCCACTGAGACCCCCAACCCACCCCAGCCTCATCCTTGCTGCCTGCCCATGGAGTTGTGAGGGTCTTCCTACCACTGCAGGGCACCATGTGAATGCAAACATCACCCACACAGCCCATGAACATCTCTCCTCAGTGAATGCTACTACAAGAGTATGGAGTACATCTCCTGGATTTTAAGAGCTCTGCTGTTTTCACAACAGCATTTTGGGACTGATTCTGGGACTAACTAAGCAAGGGATCCCATCTGATGGGTGAGAACAAGGACAAGAGCAGGATGCCAGGCTGCTGAGTGCTGCAAGCATGGCTGGGGATCTGCGGCAGAGCTTTTAGTGTAGGAAACACCAggagaatcatagaatggtttggattggaagggacctgaaagatcAGCGAGTTACAAACCCcagccatgggcaaggacacttTCCCctaccccaggttgctccaagccctgtccaacctggccttgaacactgccacaggggatggggcagttacagcttctctggacaacatTCCCGTGAGGATGGGCTGGATCCCACACCATGGGGAACCACGCTGGCAAGGATGGACTAGCTCCCCTGCTGGGGGCCGGCCCTGGTCCCCTCACCTGTACAGAGGCAGACGCCACCTGCCCGGCCTGGTCGAAGTCCAGGGAGATGATCTGGGAGAAGCGCGTGGCGTTGCCGTTCATGCCAGTGCTGCTATTGCCAAAAGCCTCCAGGATGGTGTAGAGAGCCTGCCACTTCTCCACTGCAGGAAAAGAcgcagagcagtgcaggggctgtgcagtggGCAGggggccagagctggctgggcgggtgctgctgctcccttgcactgcagcagcccccaggagcacagcaaaggcaccggtgtgacagtgacagccagTATGGCGCGTGTCCAGCCACTGCTGCGTGCGTGGGGCTGTGACAAAGCAAGGGGCGCgtgcaggcaggacagaggcACTCACCAGAGAACACCTTGCCGGTGCTGCCGGCGATGGTGGCGAGGTACTGCACCAGGTGCTGGCAGTTGGTGGTTTTGCCGCTGCCGCTGGCGCCCAGCAGGACGATGGCCTGGTCCTGGCGGCTCATCAGCATGCTGCGGTACGCCGCCTGCGCCACCGCGTAGATGTGCGGGGACGTGTCCTCCCTGCGGCACCCCTTGAACATGTGCATCACCTggtggggacagcgaggggaaACGGGCAAGGGTCAGCACCCTGCCATCCTCACTGCCCCCTCCGCGCGGTGCCAGCTGCGTGTCCCCTCTGGTGTGCCCCCAGAGCAGCGTCACCTTCTCGGAGTACATGGAGGGGGAGCTCAGCGGGTTGATGATGACCATGGTGGGCCCGGCGTAGGTGTGCAGGAGGTTGCCGCCGTAGCGCTGGCGCAGCGTGTGCAGCGTGCTGGACTCGTTGAGGTAGAGGAGGCTGGCGAGGTCCTCGACACGGTCACAGGACGGGGGGTTTGCCTGGCAGCGAGGTTGAGATGGGGCGGGTCAGGCGGGGAATGGGGATCGGCCCTgccggcccccgccccgcagCCCTACCTTCTCCACATCGTCCTCCTCCACCTCCAAGACGGCTCCATCGTGGTCCAGTTTCACCTTCACCTTGCCCTCGGGCAGGGGACTGCCCGCCTCCGGCCGCAGCTGGCTGCCTGTGAGGGGCACGGGGCACTCAgaggggccgggctggcagcccccagggacactgcagggggGTCAGGGGGCTCACTGTGCCACAGGAAGGACGgggtgctgtgtcccagcagtgctcacCCAAGGAGAAGCCATCCCTGTGCACCAGCCACACCTTCTCGGTCTCGTACCAGGCCTCCTCAGCTGCTATCTGCTCCTCTGTCTTGGCCTGTGGGACAGCAGATGTGGAGAGGCTGTGGTgacctgtcccctgccctgcctcaccccctcccctcatccctggggctggagggagcagggctggctgacCACAGGGGCACGTGCTGTACAGCCAGGCCACCTCCACAAGCCACAAACCCTCCCAGTATGTCCCCACTTTGCCCGCTGGGGATCCCAGTgggtgcagggctgcagagaccACCAGGGCCCTGCCACAGCTTGGGGCAGACATAAAGACACAGTGACCCACAGGAACACCCATTACAGCCACCTCGGGTGAACCTAGAGGGGCCAAGctcccaaaccacagccctgagagcagccagctACATGTCAGGATGCAGGGACACCAGACATGctatggggacatgggacatgcTGCAAGGACATGCTGTAGGGACACAGGACACACTGAGGCACATAATGGAATGACACAGGACGTGGCACAGGACTCTGCCATGGGAAATGCCAGGCTGGTGGCCAGCACAGCGGGGAtgtccctggcacaggagagcaggacGAGCTCCAAAGCCaaacctgagctgcagcagggacggGGCCGAGGGGAGCTGCCGGCGCATCGTCCGCTGGACCCTGGCGAGGCCGAGAGAGGCGCTGAAGGCGAgaagggctcagccctgccccgcACACAGCACGGAAAGAGGAGATGGGGAGCAAGCAGGGGCAAAGCACCGCTGTGCCAAGCCCTGTGGGCACTCCTCGTGCCACGGCCAccactgtgggcagcagggtggaaGTACATTAGCCACGAGGCCGTGCTGCCAAAGCCCTGAGGCTGGGGGTCACTGCACTGACCCcgctctgagctctgccagcaccacGTGCCACAGCTGCTCCGGCACGAGCCATGCATCCTGCCTATGCCAGCACTATGCCCCCTCACACCCTGCTCCACACCCCTGCCcgccccagctgtgccacctccACTGAGGGCACCCTCCTGGGACGT
This genomic window contains:
- the MYO18A gene encoding unconventional myosin-XVIIIa isoform X12, with translation MFNLMKKDKEKDGARKEKKKEKKERMSAAELKSLEEMSMRRGFFNLNRASKRDSKTRLEISNPIPIKVASGSELHLTDIDSDSNRGSIILDSGHLSTASSSDDLKADDTNFKGSVLQRAAKFGSLAKQNSQVIVKRFSFSQKSRDESTSETSTPSEHSAAPSPQVEVRMLDTPLDKQGAPPGQPCTPPAASLRARVPELIGKKFPAELRLPALVPPQPPTPRQLELQRRNTGDFGFSLRRTTMLDRGPDGQVYRRVVHFAEPGAGTKDLALGLVPGDRLVEINGRNVESKSRDEIVEMIRQSGDTVQLKVQPILELSELSRCWLRGGQGTRRAAWDAKTEEQIAAEEAWYETEKVWLVHRDGFSLGSQLRPEAGSPLPEGKVKVKLDHDGAVLEVEEDDVEKANPPSCDRVEDLASLLYLNESSTLHTLRQRYGGNLLHTYAGPTMVIINPLSSPSMYSEKVMHMFKGCRREDTSPHIYAVAQAAYRSMLMSRQDQAIVLLGASGSGKTTNCQHLVQYLATIAGSTGKVFSVEKWQALYTILEAFGNSSTGMNGNATRFSQIISLDFDQAGQVASASVQTLLLEKLRVARHPANEATFNVFYYLLACSDSTLRTELHFNHLAENNVFGIVPPSKPEEKQKATQQFSKLLTAMKVMGISGDEQKAFWLILGAIYHLGAAGATKDADEAGRKQFARHEWAQKAAYLLGCSLEELSSAIFKHQPKGTLQRSTSFRQGPDESPLGDSGTGPKLTALECLEGMAAGLYSELFTLLISLLNRALKSSQHSVCSVTVVDTPGAQNPKLAGQSRGATFEELCHNYAQERLQQLFHQRTFARELERYKEENIELALADAEPSSSGSIAAVDQSSHQALVRSLARTDEARGLLWLLEEEALQPGGNEDTLLERLFSYYGPQEGGKEGHNPLLPSDKPRHFLLGHSSGTNWVEYDATGWLNYVKHNPASQNASSLLQESQKKVISSLFAGRGGSALVLSGSVAGLEGGSQLALRRATSMRKTFTTGVAAVKKKSLCIQIKLQVDALIDSIKKSKLHFVHCFLPKAGAGGDPQAVLCRRVSSSELELPAEHCEAGLMQLDVPLLRAQLRGSRLLDALRMYRQGYPDHMVFAEFRRRFDVLAPHLTKKHGRNYIVVDEKRAVEELLESLDLEKSSYHMGLSRVFFRAGSLARLEEQRDTQTSRNITLFQAACRGFLARQHFKKRKIQDLAIRCVQKNIKKNKGVKDWPWWKLFTTVRPLIEVQLTEDQIRGKDEEIQQLKSKLEKVEKERNELRLNSDRLESRITELTSELTDERNTGESASQLLDAETAERLRAEKEMKDLQAKYDALKKQMESMEMEVMEARLIRAAELNGELDDDDSGGEWRLKYERAVREIDFTKKRLQQELEDKLEVEQQGKRQLERKLADLQADSEESQRALQQLKKKCQRLAAELQDTKLHLEGQQGRNHDLEKKQRRFDSELSQAHEEAQRERLQREKLSREKDVLVAEVFGLKQLLEDRDSDIAGLTQKAEALEAELQDISSQESKDEASLAKVKKQLRDLEAKVKDQEEELDEQAGTIQMLEQAKLRLEMEMERLRQTHAKEVESRDEEVEEIRQSCQKKLKQMEVQLEEEYEDKQKVLREKRELESKLSAVSEQANQRDFETEKRLRRDLKRTKALLADAQIMLDHLKNNAPSKREITQLKNQLEESEFTCAAAVKARKSMEVEIEDLHLQIDDLAKAKGALEEQLSRLQREKNEVQSRLEEDQEDMNELMKKHKAAVAQASRDLAQMNDLQAQLEEVSKEKQELQEKLQGLQSQLEFLEQSMVDKSLVSRQEAKIRELETRLEFERTQVKRLESLATRLKENMEKLTEERDQRAAAENREKEQNKRLQRQLRDVKEEMGELAKKEAEASRKKHELEMDLESLEAANQSLQSDLKLAFKRIGDLQAAIEDEMESDSNEDLINSLQDMVAKYQKRKSKIDGDSDVDSELEERVDGVKSWLSKNKGSSKTLSDDGSLKGSSPTSSRHTFTYDRWDDEQDAGDSTRRSSRSSPSASEAESRAAETPA